The following are encoded together in the Chlorocebus sabaeus isolate Y175 chromosome 12, mChlSab1.0.hap1, whole genome shotgun sequence genome:
- the SAPCD2 gene encoding suppressor APC domain-containing protein 2, protein MAGAAMAERGRVPPPAPAPGTEGLPRAFLQSLRTLFDILDDRRRGCVHLREIESRWQGTDARELPRGVLEGLRQVAPASGYLTFERFVAGLRTSLLSADGGPRDPTRAPARLGDQPPPPPPQRLVFAPADEPRTVLERKPLPLGVRAPLAGPSGAARSPEQLCDPAEAAPCPADPERSQSAALEPSSSADAGAVACRALEVDSGDARRAPRARGERRRHTITSGVDCGLLKQMKELEQEKEVLLQGLEMMARGRDWYQQQLQRVQERQRRLGQSRASADCGAAGSPRPLGRLLPKVQEVARCLGELLAAACASRVLPPSSSGPPCPALMSTSPLGWQQQTILMLKEQNRLLTQEVTEKSERITQLEQEKSALIKQLFEARALSQQDGGPLDSTFI, encoded by the exons ATGGCCGGGGCCGCCATGGCCGAGCGGGGTCGCGTGCCTCCCCCCGCACCCGCGCCCGGCACGGAGGGGCTGCCGCGCGCCTTCCTGCAGAGCCTGCGCACCCTGTTCGACATCCTGGACGACCGGCGGCGCGGCTGCGTGCACCTGCGCGAGATCGAGTCCCGCTGGCAGGGCACCGACGCGCGGGAGCTGCCCCGCGGGGTGCTGGAGGGCTTGCGCCAGGTGGCCCCGGCCAGCGGCTACTTGACCTTCGAGCGCTTCGTGGCCGGCCTCCGCACTTCCCTGCTGAGCGCCGACGGCGGCCCCCGGGACCCCACGCGGGCCCCGGCCCGGCTCGGGGaccagccgccgccgccgccgccgcagcgCCTGGTGTTCGCGCCTGCCGACGAGCCGCGGACGGTCCTGGAGAGGAAGCCCCTGCCCCTGGGCGTGCGCGCCCCTCTGGCCGGTCCCAGCGGCGCGGCCCGCAGCCCGGAGCAGTTGTGCGACCCGGCCGAGGCGGCGCCCTGCCCCGCGGATCCCGAGCGGTCCCAGAGCGCGGCGTTGGAACCGAGCTCCAGTGCGGACGCAG GTGCAGTGGCCTGCAGGGCCCTGGAGGTGGACTCAGGGGATGCCCGGCGGGCCCCCCGTGCCCGAGGGGAACGTCGGAGGCACACTATCACCAGCGGCGTGGACTGCGGCCTG CTGAAGCAGATGAAGGagctggagcaggagaaggagGTGCTGCTGCAGGGTTTGGAGATGATGGCGCGGGGCCGTGACTGGTACCAGCAGCAGCTGCAACGAGTGCAGGAACGCCAGCGCCGCCTGGGCCAGAGCAGAGCCAGCGCC GACTGTGGGGCTGCAGGGAGCCCCCGCCCACTGGGGCGGCTACTGCCCAAGGTACAGGAGGTGGCCCGGTGCCTGGGGGAGCTGCTGGCTGCAGCCTGTGCCAGTCGG GTCCTGCCCCCGTCCTCCTCTGGgcccccctgccctgccctgatGTCCACTTCACCCCTGGGCTGGCAGCAGCAGACCATCCTCATGCTGAAGGAGCAGAACCGACTCCTCACTCAG GAGGTGACCGAGAAGAGTGAGCGCATCACGCAGCTGGAGCAAGAGAAGTCGGCGCTCATTAAGCAGCTGTTTGAGGCCCGTGCCCTGAGCCAACAGGACGGGGGGCCTCTGGATTCCACCTTCATCTAG